The following proteins come from a genomic window of Megalobrama amblycephala isolate DHTTF-2021 linkage group LG1, ASM1881202v1, whole genome shotgun sequence:
- the antkmt gene encoding adenine nucleotide translocase lysine N-methyltransferase, protein MEDDIQEEVRSQFKDRGLGGWQLLQLTAGSGLALYAVWAGVLMPGFRRVPLKLQVPYMPASKAQVCNVMTLLKGRSGGIADLGSGDGRIVLEACHQGFSPAVGYELNPWLLRLSRFYAWRAGHHRSVSYQREDLWKVDLSTYKNITVFLAPSVLSLLQKKLLAELPEDALIVAGRFPFPDWTACKVEGEGADRAWAYHIQELRQHY, encoded by the exons ATGGAAGACGACATACAAGAGGAAGTGCGGTCACAGTTCAAAGACCGGGGACTGGGCGGCTGGCAGCTCTTGCAGCTGACGGCAGGCTCGGGTCTGGCGCTGTATGCCGTCTGGGCAGGAGTTTTAATGCCGGGGTTTCGCCGAGTACCACTCAAACTACAG GTGCCTTATATGCCAGCGAGCAAAGCTCAGGTGTGTAACGTTATGACTCTGCTGAAGGGCAGATCTGGAGGCATCGCTGACCTGGGATCAGGTGACGGCAGGATT GTGTTAGAAGCGTGTCATCAGGGTTTCTCTCCAGCAGTTGGTTATGAGCTCAATCCTTGGCTTCTTCGTCTTTCACGCTTTTATGCGTGGAGAGCTGGACACCACAGAAGTGTTTCATATCAGCGAGAGGACCTGTGGAAG GTCGATCTCTcaacatataaaaatataacagtATTTCTGGCCCCTAGTGTG TTAAGTCTTTTACAAAAGAAGCTGCTGGCTGAGCTCCCTGAAGACGCTTTGATTGTGGCGGGACGCTTTCCGTTTCCTGATTGGACAGCGTGCAAAGTCGAGGGTGAAGGTGCAGACAGAGCGTGGGCCTATCACATTCAAGAACTGAGACAACACTACTAG